The proteins below come from a single Esox lucius isolate fEsoLuc1 chromosome 7, fEsoLuc1.pri, whole genome shotgun sequence genomic window:
- the tmem88a gene encoding transmembrane protein 88a, with product MSLPRTGTLEKGVTQPNHMNNEEPPSPLPSHLQHSGSVTSVPGSPTGTSVVVVPPPYSVTGSVAGGTDAPLELRGSLDCWACSVLVTAQNLIIALVNGVLASIVFSTILTPALVMVVFGFLCHSTVQPNGTSLYCSDLLDDGGCVALLVVGFILVTPLLVLALAAYCRLARHLQLGLCFIPYSRAVYKNLPASHHRRGVCCGQPGASEREGKGSVWV from the exons ATGAGCCTGCCGAGGACTGGGACCCTGGAGAAGGGCGTCACCCAGCCCAATCACATGAATAACGAGGAACCTCCGTCACCACTGCCCTCCCACCTCCAGCACTCCGGCTCTGTGACCTCTGTGCCCGGGTCACCCACGGGCACATCGGTGGTGGTGGTGCCACCACCGTACTCAGTGACAGGGAGCGTGGCGGGGGGTACAGACGCCCCCCTGGAGCTGAGGGGCTCCCTCGACTGCTGGGCGTGCTCGGTACTGGTGACTGCTCAGAACCTGATCATTGCCCTGGTCAACGGCGTGCTGGCCAGCATTGTGTTCAGCACCATCCTGACCCCAGCCCTGGTCATGGTCGTATTCGGCTTCCTGTGTCACTCCACG GTGCAGCCCAACGGTACATCCCTGTATTGTTCAGACCTGCTGGATGACGGTGGCTGTGTGGCCCTGCTGGTGGTGGGCTTCATCCTGGTCACCCCCCTCCTGGTCCTGGCTCTGGCTGCCTACTGCCGCCTGGCCCGTCACCTTCAGCTGGGCCTCTGCTTCATTCCCTACAGCAGAGCTGTCTACAAGAACCTGCCCGCCTCGCACCACCGCAGAGGGGTCTGCTGTGGCCAGCCTGGGGCCTCGGAACGGGAGGGGAAAGGCAGTGTCTGGGTGTGA